In Xylanibacter ruminicola 23, a single genomic region encodes these proteins:
- a CDS encoding HigA family addiction module antitoxin yields MAKNNFSKEKIANNMTSSMLIHPGEMIKDEIMARGLTQKDLAQQMGVSYTVFNEILNGKRPVTTEYALLLEAALGTDANIWLGLQADYNMQKMKQDKSFMSRLEKIRKIAAIF; encoded by the coding sequence ATGGCTAAAAATAATTTTTCAAAAGAAAAGATTGCTAATAACATGACATCATCGATGTTGATTCATCCTGGTGAGATGATCAAGGATGAGATTATGGCGCGTGGCCTTACCCAAAAGGATTTGGCCCAGCAGATGGGGGTATCATATACGGTGTTTAACGAGATATTGAATGGTAAGCGACCTGTTACAACCGAGTATGCTCTATTACTTGAGGCTGCTCTTGGTACAGATGCCAACATCTGGCTTGGCTTGCAGGCAGATTACAACATGCAGAAGATGAAGCAGGACAAATCATTCATGTCGCGCTTGGAGAAGATTCGCAAGATTGCAGCGATATTTTAA
- a CDS encoding type II toxin-antitoxin system RelE/ParE family toxin, with protein sequence MVVTFNEDYLEKLYTKGETGVKKLRFQPQIVRGYQKGIKFLIQAKRKEDLFPFKSLHFEALHGDKEGRFSIRANDQYRIEFTLEETGDEPVVTICNIMELSNHYK encoded by the coding sequence ATGGTAGTAACGTTCAACGAGGATTATCTGGAGAAGCTCTATACAAAGGGCGAGACTGGGGTGAAGAAACTCCGGTTTCAACCACAGATAGTCAGAGGATATCAAAAGGGCATCAAATTTCTGATTCAAGCCAAACGGAAAGAAGATTTGTTCCCCTTTAAGTCTCTTCATTTCGAAGCGTTGCATGGCGACAAGGAGGGACGTTTCTCTATAAGGGCTAATGATCAGTATCGCATAGAATTCACTCTAGAAGAGACTGGCGACGAGCCCGTAGTAACAATATGTAATATAATGGAATTGTCAAATCACTATAAATAA
- a CDS encoding polysaccharide biosynthesis/export family protein, whose protein sequence is MKTRFYIAICAAMVMASCSTPRNFNYLQDLQNGQQTDITIDGTIKLQPNDQLTVIVKSKDPLMSNLFNKSMATQITQGNAAGNPYIAPYTVSPQGTIDFPVIGEILVGGLTRYEAEQTIKRELQKEQLKDANVTVELQNMTYTVTGEVKEPGVYKIEKDQITLLEALGKAGDLSQYGKRDSVMVIRTDGGKRKTYVLSLTDGQKLLNSEAFNIHQNDIIYVKANNVRARQSTANGNETRNASFWLSIVSVLTTVAVFLFK, encoded by the coding sequence ATGAAGACCCGTTTTTATATAGCTATTTGCGCGGCTATGGTGATGGCAAGCTGCTCGACGCCACGCAATTTCAACTATCTGCAGGACCTACAGAACGGTCAGCAGACGGATATCACCATCGACGGAACCATTAAACTGCAACCTAACGATCAGCTAACGGTGATTGTAAAGAGCAAGGACCCGCTGATGAGCAACCTGTTTAACAAGAGTATGGCCACCCAGATTACCCAAGGTAACGCTGCAGGCAATCCCTATATTGCCCCCTATACCGTAAGTCCGCAAGGCACGATTGATTTCCCAGTCATTGGCGAGATACTTGTGGGTGGATTGACCAGATATGAGGCCGAACAGACCATCAAACGCGAGCTGCAGAAGGAGCAGCTGAAGGATGCCAACGTAACTGTGGAGCTGCAGAACATGACCTACACAGTAACTGGCGAAGTAAAGGAACCTGGTGTTTACAAGATTGAGAAAGACCAGATAACGCTGCTGGAGGCGCTAGGTAAGGCAGGCGACCTGTCGCAGTATGGTAAGCGCGACTCGGTGATGGTAATCAGAACCGATGGCGGCAAACGTAAAACCTACGTATTGAGCCTTACCGACGGACAGAAGCTGTTAAACTCTGAAGCCTTTAACATCCACCAGAACGACATCATCTACGTAAAAGCCAATAACGTAAGAGCACGCCAGTCGACTGCCAACGGCAACGAGACACGTAACGCATCGTTCTGGCTGTCGATTGTATCGGTGCTCACCACTGTAGCCGTATTCCTATTTAAATAA
- a CDS encoding MATE family efflux transporter, with amino-acid sequence MAQLIVLLYNWADTFFLARLNKPELVAAATIVLPLYLMLTAIGNLPGVGGGSQFANHLGKHDYTGAQRVASITFWMGMILALVCCLSFPLYSDILLSLIGANERTLAPAKEYAFWVITIGGIPVIMNLVLANLVRAEGMALQASIGISAGGILNCLLDPLLMLPSMGNMGIVGAGIATAVSNMVSVLWLLVVIWRRRKTGVLTFAPQLLRYTRHYIGSISKVGFPSSIQYMLTVVAVAALTHFVAQYNTEATAALGIVKRLDYLPLYFTIGLSQGILPLLAYNHSSGNVVRRNHVFKCGCIISFGFAMLCFAVFEIWAYQLAMLFTQESLTVSYIVPFLRIQVVAMPFMAVCYPSITLFQAMERSREALICSILRKGVVDIPLLIVMNALWPLFGCMWVQPIVDFTSMLVAFYFSSQIRAQIHDY; translated from the coding sequence GTGGCTCAACTGATAGTGCTTCTTTACAACTGGGCCGACACTTTTTTCCTGGCACGTCTGAACAAGCCGGAACTGGTGGCGGCGGCTACTATTGTACTGCCCCTCTATCTGATGCTGACCGCCATCGGTAACCTGCCTGGAGTTGGCGGCGGAAGCCAGTTTGCAAATCATCTGGGCAAGCACGATTATACAGGGGCGCAACGTGTGGCATCGATCACCTTCTGGATGGGTATGATACTGGCATTGGTATGCTGTTTGTCCTTTCCGTTGTATAGCGACATACTACTGAGCCTCATCGGTGCCAACGAACGAACTCTTGCCCCCGCCAAGGAGTATGCGTTCTGGGTGATTACCATCGGCGGCATACCGGTCATCATGAATCTCGTGCTTGCCAATCTGGTCAGAGCAGAGGGCATGGCACTCCAGGCTTCCATCGGCATCTCGGCAGGAGGTATATTGAATTGCTTGCTCGATCCTCTGCTCATGCTGCCGAGCATGGGTAATATGGGTATTGTTGGTGCAGGTATCGCCACGGCAGTATCAAACATGGTTTCGGTATTGTGGCTGCTTGTCGTCATCTGGCGTCGCCGAAAGACTGGCGTGTTGACCTTTGCACCACAGCTTCTGCGCTATACCAGACATTATATAGGCAGCATTTCCAAGGTTGGTTTCCCATCATCTATACAGTATATGCTGACGGTGGTTGCCGTAGCAGCCCTGACGCACTTTGTTGCCCAATATAACACTGAGGCAACAGCAGCCCTTGGCATTGTGAAACGGCTCGACTATCTGCCGCTCTATTTTACCATCGGACTTTCTCAAGGCATCTTGCCACTACTTGCCTACAACCACTCGTCGGGTAACGTTGTCCGGCGCAATCACGTGTTCAAGTGTGGCTGTATCATTTCGTTCGGATTTGCCATGCTGTGCTTCGCTGTCTTTGAAATTTGGGCATACCAATTGGCCATGCTGTTCACACAGGAATCGCTCACGGTATCATACATCGTACCTTTTCTCCGGATACAGGTAGTAGCCATGCCATTCATGGCGGTGTGCTATCCCTCCATCACGCTCTTTCAAGCTATGGAGCGTTCACGAGAGGCCCTTATCTGCAGTATCCTGCGAAAAGGTGTTGTCGATATTCCCCTGCTCATTGTCATGAATGCGCTATGGCCTTTGTTTGGCTGCATGTGGGTGCAGCCGATAGTTGATTTCACTTCAATGTTGGTTGCCTTTTACTTTTCCTCTCAGATTCGGGCTCAGATTCATGACTACTAA
- a CDS encoding sulfide/dihydroorotate dehydrogenase-like FAD/NAD-binding protein, with translation MIINGLCADYGSRFCPCILAVTGGCVVCSQVNGKAFCDCKASGGICIKQELLRNGGKANPGRLTYECEVISVIHYDGLVFLRVKVPISLEREVKRPGGFVFVRRKDAASWYDVPISVQFEEMMVGSIGMTLLFRGVKTNQFKDLAEGDTLLLRGPFNNGLLGLQHLEAQQSSRCLILTKGIGLLPSVSAVRYLQSRHNETELYVDEGNFSPSILKFQLDLFELPFKPLTLLDDDGELSTPAKHVIRRFVADGGSLIHVGASEYVIHQVAAYLHYIGNRHVKLSACNNARMCCGEGVCGACTETTADKRVIHHCKEQVKIK, from the coding sequence GTGATTATAAACGGTTTATGTGCTGATTATGGCAGCCGTTTCTGCCCATGTATTTTGGCGGTGACGGGTGGTTGTGTAGTTTGCAGTCAGGTCAATGGCAAGGCCTTTTGCGACTGTAAGGCCAGTGGTGGTATCTGCATCAAGCAGGAACTGCTCAGAAATGGTGGGAAGGCAAACCCCGGTAGGTTAACGTATGAATGCGAGGTGATATCGGTGATTCATTACGACGGCTTGGTATTTTTAAGGGTGAAGGTTCCTATATCATTAGAGAGGGAGGTGAAACGTCCGGGCGGCTTTGTGTTTGTACGCCGTAAAGATGCGGCTTCCTGGTACGATGTCCCCATCTCCGTACAATTTGAGGAGATGATGGTGGGCAGCATCGGAATGACGCTTCTTTTTCGTGGTGTCAAGACGAACCAGTTCAAGGACTTGGCCGAGGGTGACACGCTACTGCTACGCGGCCCGTTCAACAACGGCCTGTTAGGATTGCAGCATCTGGAAGCGCAACAATCGAGTCGCTGCCTGATACTGACCAAGGGCATTGGTTTATTGCCATCGGTATCCGCAGTCAGATATCTTCAATCCAGGCACAACGAAACAGAATTGTATGTTGACGAAGGAAATTTCTCACCTTCTATCCTGAAGTTCCAGCTCGATCTGTTTGAACTCCCATTTAAGCCTTTGACTCTGCTTGATGACGATGGTGAGCTCAGCACACCTGCCAAGCACGTTATCAGACGGTTCGTGGCCGATGGCGGCAGCCTGATTCATGTCGGTGCTTCGGAATATGTGATACACCAGGTGGCCGCCTATCTGCATTATATCGGCAACCGTCATGTAAAGCTTTCGGCCTGTAACAATGCCAGGATGTGTTGCGGCGAAGGTGTGTGCGGCGCATGCACAGAAACAACTGCCGACAAACGGGTGATTCATCATTGTAAAGAACAAGTAAAAATAAAATAA
- a CDS encoding BT4734/BF3469 family protein: MKITLLKKEGRKEVINRVELAEMASAIKNGMIEKTVRQTREVYHLMNPHRLSDGQITTQIEGGIKLPRICFVADYQNRKGDWRMLAYNGLVVLEVNDLQTYEEAVEIRELAKKLPETLMCFLGGSGRSVKIVCRGELFEGGLPKGEKDIRQFHLNLYNTARQAYQNQFGFDIQFLEPRLDRTVYMSADPEMGYNADARPFYADTNEHTLPQPVTISRDEDHLMPGRTVTRTYHLNWTFIVETIMGHYFDLPDENKEAELLMQIAARCLDEGIPQAHAKGLTMLHPVLNRDKMLVEKIFQTVYSVTEQEDYREKHKIKPLKSVPEDTIQAMKTEIFLNSNFDMRKNLLTGVAEYREKFSNDQRFKPLTEEVRNDMTLRATELGLKAWDRNVNRFIDSTRIEQFDPINTWLDQLPKWDGHDYIAELAARVPTSQPHWPKYLKYWLMGMVGQWRESDKQLTGNALTPLLIGRQGCGKTRFCKIILPPELRDYYNDKLNFKNEFDLNIALTSFALINIDEFDKTTSSQQIVLKYLLSSSDVKFRPPYGKTIKLYRRYTSFIGTTNQMKPLVDPTGSRRFVCVGVEGNIDFSDTLNHEQLFAQALYLFNKGERFWLNDDEIKQLMAENEPFQKLNDLVEMIGETFRRPKETEQGKWWSLGDISQVLATRYANFDPETPFQKIGNALNDVQFNFKSKRKTNHMEYWLIEK; this comes from the coding sequence ATGAAGATTACATTACTTAAAAAAGAAGGCCGTAAAGAGGTTATTAACCGTGTAGAGTTGGCTGAGATGGCCTCAGCCATCAAGAATGGTATGATTGAGAAGACTGTGCGCCAAACGCGCGAGGTATATCATTTGATGAATCCACACAGATTGAGCGACGGACAGATTACCACACAAATAGAGGGTGGCATCAAACTGCCACGCATCTGTTTTGTGGCCGACTATCAGAATCGCAAAGGCGATTGGCGCATGCTGGCCTATAATGGATTGGTAGTACTGGAGGTGAACGACCTGCAGACCTACGAAGAGGCTGTAGAAATAAGAGAGTTGGCCAAGAAACTGCCTGAAACATTGATGTGCTTTCTGGGTGGATCGGGAAGAAGCGTAAAAATCGTCTGCCGAGGCGAACTATTTGAGGGCGGTTTGCCCAAGGGCGAGAAGGATATCCGCCAATTCCATCTTAATCTGTATAACACAGCCAGACAAGCCTATCAGAACCAGTTTGGATTCGACATCCAGTTTTTGGAGCCACGACTGGACCGCACCGTCTACATGAGCGCCGATCCCGAGATGGGCTATAATGCCGATGCTCGTCCGTTTTACGCCGATACCAATGAGCACACCCTACCCCAGCCTGTAACCATCAGTAGGGATGAAGATCATCTGATGCCAGGTCGCACCGTTACGCGAACCTATCATCTTAACTGGACCTTTATCGTCGAGACCATCATGGGCCACTATTTTGATTTGCCCGATGAGAATAAAGAGGCCGAGTTGCTAATGCAGATAGCAGCCAGATGCCTTGACGAGGGTATCCCTCAGGCGCATGCCAAGGGCTTGACGATGCTGCACCCTGTGCTGAATCGCGACAAGATGCTGGTTGAGAAGATTTTCCAGACCGTTTATAGCGTGACCGAACAGGAGGATTATCGCGAAAAGCATAAGATTAAGCCCTTGAAGAGTGTGCCCGAAGATACTATCCAGGCGATGAAGACTGAGATATTCCTGAATTCGAACTTCGATATGCGTAAGAACCTGCTTACGGGTGTAGCCGAGTATCGCGAGAAGTTTAGCAACGACCAGCGATTCAAGCCTCTTACCGAAGAGGTGCGTAACGATATGACGCTGAGAGCCACCGAGTTAGGACTGAAAGCGTGGGACAGAAACGTGAACCGCTTTATCGACTCGACCCGTATTGAGCAGTTCGACCCCATCAATACCTGGCTTGATCAGTTGCCCAAATGGGACGGGCATGATTACATAGCCGAACTGGCAGCCCGTGTACCCACCTCGCAGCCACATTGGCCAAAGTACCTGAAGTATTGGCTGATGGGCATGGTAGGACAATGGCGCGAAAGCGATAAGCAGTTGACAGGTAATGCACTCACGCCACTATTGATTGGTCGCCAGGGATGTGGTAAAACGCGATTCTGCAAGATCATCCTGCCACCCGAACTGCGCGATTATTACAACGACAAGCTGAACTTTAAGAACGAGTTCGACCTGAACATTGCCCTTACCAGCTTTGCCCTCATCAACATTGATGAGTTTGATAAGACCACCTCGTCGCAGCAGATTGTACTGAAGTATCTGCTGTCGTCGAGCGATGTGAAGTTCCGTCCACCATACGGCAAAACCATCAAGTTATATCGCCGTTACACCTCGTTTATCGGCACTACCAACCAGATGAAACCGCTGGTTGACCCAACAGGAAGCCGCCGTTTTGTGTGCGTAGGTGTAGAGGGCAACATCGACTTCAGCGACACGCTGAACCACGAGCAGCTGTTTGCCCAGGCCCTATACCTATTTAATAAAGGTGAGCGCTTTTGGCTGAATGATGATGAAATCAAGCAGCTGATGGCCGAGAACGAGCCGTTCCAGAAGCTGAACGATCTGGTTGAGATGATTGGCGAGACCTTCCGCCGCCCCAAGGAAACAGAGCAAGGCAAGTGGTGGAGTCTGGGCGATATCAGTCAGGTGCTGGCCACGCGCTATGCCAACTTCGACCCAGAAACGCCATTCCAGAAGATAGGCAACGCCTTGAACGATGTTCAGTTCAATTTTAAGAGCAAACGCAAAACCAACCACATGGAATACTGGTTGATTGAGAAATAA
- a CDS encoding GumC family protein — protein MDLKTYINECKKHWRWFAATLATALIAAILFLLMFAPRYERSATVLIKDENGGGGLLSSMSASMGMLAGMAGINIASNVSNEMEIMSSPALLMEVINRLGLDTRYAAYDGLMKCDLWEETLPVKLTFPKLTDKDGAYLKMDLRKDGTFTLYKMRKNKEKLSGEVEGKVNTVCQTPIGPVSVIATKYFKQVMDEKGEMTIRITKERKYDQVERCMEQLDIDLTDDQTSIIHIGYRDQIAERAELIISTLINVYQEAWMNDKKNAADISTQFINERIKDIEQELSGLDKDIAQFRGSNLMPDYEEAAKMFMTNASLTYEQQVKVNNQLYMMEQMRNQVNHTEGTNQVLPANLLPDNENVAKQINEYNKLQLQRNQMAENSSDNNPLVKDLDVQLGSMRKAIVNSLDHGVAQLRASQKAVNREDQKLKQQISAAPSAVTKVLPAERQHKIIEALYIYLLEKREENSLTQVYNSQNLRIVSPPMGKLKPVFPKKGRTLAAAFLLGLCIPACIIYMRQRKKE, from the coding sequence ATGGACTTAAAAACATACATAAACGAATGTAAGAAACACTGGCGATGGTTTGCAGCCACGCTTGCCACAGCCCTGATAGCTGCTATCCTGTTCCTGCTGATGTTCGCCCCACGATATGAACGTAGCGCCACTGTGCTTATCAAGGACGAGAACGGTGGTGGCGGATTGTTGTCATCGATGTCAGCCAGCATGGGTATGCTGGCCGGAATGGCAGGCATCAACATCGCATCGAACGTCAGCAACGAGATGGAGATCATGTCGTCGCCTGCCCTACTGATGGAAGTAATCAACCGCTTAGGTCTGGACACACGCTATGCCGCTTACGACGGGCTGATGAAATGCGACCTTTGGGAGGAAACGCTGCCAGTAAAGCTCACCTTCCCAAAGCTGACAGACAAAGACGGCGCCTACCTGAAGATGGACCTGCGAAAGGACGGAACATTTACGCTTTACAAGATGCGTAAGAACAAGGAAAAACTGAGCGGCGAGGTAGAAGGCAAGGTAAACACCGTATGCCAAACGCCTATCGGACCTGTTAGCGTGATTGCCACCAAATACTTTAAACAGGTGATGGACGAGAAGGGCGAAATGACCATCCGCATTACCAAAGAAAGGAAATACGATCAGGTGGAGCGCTGCATGGAGCAGTTGGATATCGACCTGACCGACGATCAGACCAGCATCATCCACATAGGCTATCGCGACCAGATAGCCGAGCGCGCCGAACTGATTATCAGCACACTGATAAACGTGTATCAGGAGGCTTGGATGAACGACAAGAAGAATGCTGCCGACATCTCTACCCAGTTTATTAACGAACGCATCAAGGACATTGAGCAGGAGTTGAGCGGACTGGATAAGGACATCGCTCAGTTCAGAGGTAGCAACCTGATGCCCGACTACGAGGAGGCCGCCAAGATGTTTATGACCAATGCCAGCTTGACCTACGAACAGCAGGTAAAGGTTAACAACCAGTTGTATATGATGGAGCAGATGCGCAATCAGGTTAACCATACCGAAGGAACGAACCAGGTATTGCCAGCCAATCTGCTACCCGACAACGAGAATGTAGCCAAGCAGATTAACGAATACAACAAGCTGCAACTGCAACGCAACCAGATGGCCGAGAACAGTAGCGATAACAACCCTCTGGTAAAGGATTTGGATGTACAGCTTGGCAGTATGCGCAAGGCTATTGTAAACTCGTTGGATCATGGTGTGGCCCAGTTACGTGCAAGTCAGAAGGCTGTGAATCGTGAAGATCAGAAACTGAAACAGCAGATATCAGCAGCCCCATCGGCTGTAACAAAAGTTCTGCCAGCCGAGCGCCAGCATAAAATCATCGAGGCCCTTTACATCTACCTCTTAGAGAAGCGCGAGGAGAACAGTCTTACCCAGGTGTACAACTCGCAGAATCTGCGCATCGTATCGCCCCCTATGGGAAAACTTAAGCCTGTATTCCCCAAGAAAGGCCGCACACTGGCTGCAGCATTCCTGCTAGGTTTGTGCATACCAGCATGCATTATTTACATGAGGCAACGTAAAAAAGAATAA
- a CDS encoding HU family DNA-binding protein produces the protein MKYRLKKETKPTLPTFGKYKAVAVHYHTVESRQLIKEVAQRMGTHTSNVLAVMTSVAEVVNNHLREGDRVRLEDWGMMKLEIESEKVDNLKDFKAKKHIRGVRLHFLPQSYEGHQELYEGITFEKDKLYTED, from the coding sequence ATGAAATATAGATTAAAGAAAGAAACCAAACCAACGTTGCCCACTTTTGGTAAGTACAAGGCTGTGGCAGTTCACTACCACACCGTAGAGAGCAGGCAACTTATTAAAGAAGTGGCCCAACGCATGGGTACGCATACTTCTAATGTATTGGCAGTCATGACGAGTGTTGCCGAGGTTGTAAACAATCATTTACGTGAGGGCGATCGTGTGCGCTTAGAGGACTGGGGCATGATGAAGCTCGAAATCGAAAGCGAAAAGGTTGACAATCTCAAGGATTTTAAAGCCAAAAAGCACATCCGTGGTGTCCGCCTCCACTTCCTCCCCCAGAGCTACGAAGGCCACCAAGAACTCTACGAAGGCATCACCTTCGAGAAAGACAAACTCTATACAGAGGATTAA
- a CDS encoding FAD-dependent oxidoreductase, whose protein sequence is MRVIIIGGGWAGTAAAIAARKAGAEVCLIEKTDMLLGCGNAGGIMRNNGRFTAAEEMIALGGGELFQLIDRIALHRNVEFPGHHHATLYPVNTIEAHVRRLVLEMGIDVHCSTHICDVVCDNNQLKGVYADSGDLFEGDVFIETTGSAGPMGNCLKYGNGCCMCVLRCPAFGPRISITERCGGQDYQGERQPDMFGVFSGSCKVSKESLSAALQEELNSKGVALIPLPKEEINYDKLKIKACKQYAIKDFSENMILLDTGDAKLMTSYYPVEKLRRLPGMENARYVDPCAGSKGNSIRYLSVAYRSNAMTVDGISNLLCAGEKSGLFIGHTEAITTGTLAGHNAARLAAAKPLLTLPQTLAVGDLIAAANSAIKERHDTMERFTFSGGNYFNRMKEKQLYTTDIEAIRLRVEQAGLLGVYNEHV, encoded by the coding sequence ATGAGAGTTATTATCATAGGAGGCGGATGGGCTGGTACAGCTGCTGCGATAGCTGCAAGAAAAGCTGGCGCCGAGGTTTGTCTGATAGAGAAAACAGATATGTTGCTGGGATGTGGCAATGCAGGTGGAATCATGCGTAACAACGGTAGGTTCACGGCTGCCGAAGAGATGATTGCGCTGGGAGGTGGCGAACTGTTCCAGTTGATTGACCGTATTGCGTTGCACCGCAATGTGGAGTTCCCAGGTCATCATCACGCCACACTCTATCCCGTCAACACCATCGAGGCGCATGTTCGTAGACTGGTTCTGGAAATGGGTATTGATGTTCACTGTTCTACACACATCTGCGATGTAGTGTGTGATAACAATCAGTTGAAAGGTGTCTATGCCGACTCTGGCGACCTTTTCGAAGGTGATGTCTTCATTGAAACTACAGGCAGTGCCGGACCAATGGGTAACTGCTTGAAATATGGCAATGGTTGCTGCATGTGCGTGCTGCGCTGCCCGGCCTTTGGTCCGCGCATCAGTATCACTGAGCGCTGTGGAGGCCAGGATTATCAGGGCGAACGCCAGCCCGACATGTTCGGTGTGTTCTCTGGATCGTGCAAGGTTTCGAAAGAGAGTCTGTCGGCAGCGCTGCAGGAAGAATTGAACAGCAAAGGTGTAGCCTTGATACCACTTCCTAAGGAGGAGATCAACTACGACAAACTGAAGATAAAGGCCTGTAAACAATATGCCATCAAGGATTTCTCTGAGAATATGATCCTACTCGATACTGGCGACGCCAAGCTCATGACCAGCTACTATCCCGTTGAGAAGTTGAGGCGGCTGCCCGGCATGGAAAATGCCCGTTACGTAGATCCATGTGCTGGCAGCAAGGGCAACTCCATACGTTACCTCTCAGTAGCCTACCGCTCAAATGCTATGACTGTGGATGGTATCAGCAACCTGCTTTGCGCTGGCGAGAAAAGTGGTCTGTTTATTGGTCACACAGAGGCCATTACCACAGGAACCTTGGCTGGTCACAACGCTGCACGATTGGCTGCCGCCAAGCCCTTGCTGACACTGCCGCAGACTCTTGCCGTAGGCGACCTCATTGCAGCGGCTAACAGTGCTATCAAGGAAAGGCACGACACCATGGAGCGCTTTACCTTCTCGGGTGGAAACTACTTCAACCGCATGAAGGAAAAACAGCTATACACCACCGACATCGAAGCCATCAGGCTGCGGGTGGAACAGGCTGGACTGCTGGGAGTGTATAATGAACATGTATAG
- a CDS encoding oligosaccharide flippase family protein, which produces MQNTIQKLSQQVLTSDIGKRIAYGAFWSMTGTALGKFLVLVAGIICARILGKEIFGEFGMVRSTVGIFIVLGSAGIGITATRFISLYRTTDQSHSYSIYRLSLLFAFCSGMVLTVCLMPMAKTISEVVLHSPHLSTAIQIAALILFASILNATLNGVLTGLEDFKSIAINTLIGSSIESILMVLGAWYYGLHGAIIGFGLGIAAQYIANHIAIRKDFKKYGITSTSHIERKDYSLIYSYCIPATLSALTVAPAFFIIRAMVVRATGYGELAIFEAADQWKVIILFIPTAVSQIVLPILSSTTDGKKFSKALLANIALIGIVSVVVAVIISILSPYIMPLYGSSFDNQTPLMLLAASTVFSSIANVIEMAVCSKEKMWQNFALNLVWATIMIVCAQMNINKGATGLALAVLISYAIKCILFSLYLKHINQHEDK; this is translated from the coding sequence ATGCAGAATACTATACAGAAATTGTCCCAACAAGTATTAACCAGCGACATAGGTAAACGTATTGCCTATGGCGCTTTTTGGTCGATGACAGGTACTGCCTTGGGTAAATTTCTGGTATTAGTAGCTGGCATTATTTGCGCTCGAATTCTTGGCAAAGAGATTTTTGGCGAGTTCGGTATGGTCAGATCTACTGTAGGCATCTTTATTGTATTAGGTTCTGCAGGCATTGGCATTACCGCCACACGCTTCATCTCTTTATATAGAACAACTGACCAGAGCCATTCGTATAGCATCTATCGTCTGTCGCTGCTTTTTGCATTTTGTTCCGGCATGGTGCTCACAGTTTGCTTAATGCCGATGGCCAAAACCATTTCAGAAGTGGTACTTCATTCACCACATCTTTCAACTGCCATACAAATAGCAGCACTCATTTTGTTTGCATCAATTCTTAATGCTACATTGAATGGTGTGCTTACAGGGCTGGAGGACTTTAAATCGATAGCCATCAATACACTTATTGGCAGTAGCATCGAATCAATACTGATGGTGCTTGGAGCATGGTATTATGGTTTACATGGTGCTATTATCGGCTTTGGACTGGGCATAGCAGCGCAGTATATAGCCAATCACATAGCTATTCGTAAAGACTTCAAGAAATACGGCATTACGTCAACAAGCCATATCGAAAGAAAAGACTATAGCCTTATTTATTCATACTGCATTCCGGCCACACTATCGGCCCTTACCGTAGCCCCTGCATTTTTTATAATCAGGGCTATGGTGGTTAGAGCAACTGGCTACGGTGAATTGGCCATTTTCGAAGCGGCCGACCAATGGAAAGTTATCATTCTGTTCATCCCTACAGCTGTTAGTCAGATAGTGCTTCCTATCCTCTCGAGTACTACAGATGGTAAAAAATTCAGCAAAGCACTACTGGCCAATATAGCATTGATAGGTATTGTATCGGTAGTTGTAGCTGTTATCATCAGTATACTCAGTCCATACATTATGCCATTATACGGAAGCAGCTTTGACAATCAAACGCCACTTATGCTATTAGCCGCATCAACTGTTTTTTCTTCTATTGCCAACGTCATTGAAATGGCCGTTTGCAGCAAAGAAAAAATGTGGCAGAACTTTGCATTGAATCTCGTATGGGCCACTATAATGATAGTTTGCGCACAAATGAATATTAATAAAGGAGCTACTGGTTTAGCACTTGCCGTACTTATTTCGTACGCCATCAAGTGTATACTATTCTCTCTGTATCTTAAACATATCAATCAGCATGAAGATAAGTAA